The following coding sequences are from one Eptesicus fuscus isolate TK198812 chromosome 7, DD_ASM_mEF_20220401, whole genome shotgun sequence window:
- the TSPAN9 gene encoding tetraspanin-9 isoform X2, whose protein sequence is MARGCLCCLKYMMFLFNLIFWLCGCGLLGVGIWLSVSQGNFATFSPSFPSLSAANLVIAIGTVVMVTGFLGCLGAIKENKCLLLSFFIVLLIILLAELILLILFFVYMDKVNENAKKDLKEGLLLYNTENNVGLKNAWNIIQAEMRCCGVTDYTDWYPVLGENMVPDRCCMENSQGCGRNSTTPLWRTGCYEKVKMWFDDNKHVLGTVGMCILIMQILGMAFSMTLFQHIHRTGKKYDA, encoded by the exons ctctgtggctgtggGCTGCTCGGAGTGGGCATCTGGCTCTCCGTGTCCCAAGGCAACTTTGCCACCTTCTCCCCCAGCTTCCCTTCGCTGTCTGCAGCCAACCTAGTCATCGCCATAGGCACCGTTGTCATGGTGACGGGCTTCCTGGGCTGCCTGGGGGCCATCAAGGAAAACAAGTGCCTCCTCCTCAGT TTTTTCATCGTCCTGTTGATCATCCTCCTAGCAGAGCTGATCTTACTTATCCTCTTCTTTGTCTACATGGACAAG GTAAATGAGAACGCCAAGAAGGACCTGAAGGAGGGCCTGCTGCTGTACAACACAGAGAACAACGTGGGTCTGAAGAACGCCTGGAACATCATCCAGGCCGAG ATGCGCTGCTGCGGCGTCACCGACTACACAGACTGGTACCCGGTGCTGGGCGAGAACATGGTCCCCGACCGCTGCTGCATGGAGAActcccagggctgtgggcgcaACAGCACCACCCCGCTGTGGAGAACG GGCTGCTATGAGAAGGTGAAGATGTGGTTTGATGACAACAAGCACGTCCTCGGCACGGTGGGGATGTGCATCCTTATCATGCAG ATTCTGGGCATGGCCTTCTCCATGACCCTGTTCCAGCACATCCACCGGACTGGTAAGAAGTACGACGCCTGA